In the genome of Mycobacterium kansasii ATCC 12478, one region contains:
- a CDS encoding c-type cytochrome has translation MKKLGFTRSGGSAQRNSRSRRRLHRRLSGGLLLLIALTVAGGLAAVLTPTPQVAVADESSSALLRTGKQLFDTSCVSCHGANLQGVPDHGPSLIGVGEAAVYFQVSTGRMPAMRGEAQAQRKEPIFDEAQIDALGAYVQANGGGPTVVRNPDGSIATKSLRGDDLGRGGDLFRLNCASCHNFTGKGGALSSGKYAPDLGPANEQQILTAMLTGPQNMPKFDDRQLSFEAKKDIIAYVRTVAEERSPGGYGLGGFGPAPEGMAMWIIGMVAAIGLALWIGARS, from the coding sequence GCCTCCACCGGCGGTTGTCGGGCGGGTTGCTGCTGCTGATAGCGCTGACCGTCGCGGGCGGCCTGGCTGCCGTACTGACACCCACCCCACAGGTGGCCGTAGCCGACGAGTCGTCCTCAGCGCTGCTGCGCACCGGAAAGCAGCTGTTCGACACGTCGTGCGTGTCCTGCCACGGCGCCAACCTGCAGGGCGTGCCCGACCACGGGCCCAGCCTGATCGGCGTCGGCGAGGCGGCCGTCTACTTCCAGGTCTCGACAGGCCGGATGCCCGCGATGCGGGGTGAGGCTCAGGCGCAGCGCAAGGAGCCGATCTTCGACGAGGCCCAGATCGACGCGCTCGGTGCCTACGTGCAGGCCAACGGGGGCGGGCCCACCGTGGTCCGCAACCCCGACGGCAGCATCGCCACCAAATCCCTGCGGGGAGACGACCTGGGGCGCGGGGGCGACTTGTTCCGTCTCAACTGCGCCTCGTGCCACAACTTCACCGGCAAGGGCGGCGCGCTGTCGTCGGGCAAATACGCGCCCGACCTGGGGCCCGCCAATGAGCAGCAAATCCTCACCGCGATGCTGACCGGGCCGCAGAACATGCCGAAGTTCGACGACCGCCAGCTGTCCTTCGAAGCCAAGAAGGACATCATCGCCTACGTGCGGACCGTCGCCGAGGAACGGTCGCCGGGTGGCTACGGACTTGGCGGATTCGGACCCGCGCCCGAAGGCATGGCGATGTGGATCATCGGCATGGTCGCCGCCATCGGGCTGGCACTGTGGATTGGGGCGCGATCATGA
- a CDS encoding ubiquinol-cytochrome c reductase iron-sulfur subunit — translation MSDGSPVSGDAKTDGGSDTGSDTDKAPAAAHEPDEAALAAMSQQELLDLGGKLDGVQIAYKEPRWPVEGTKAEKRAERGVAVWLLLGGAFGLALLLVFLFWPWQYKASGESGSFLYSLATPLYGLTFGLSILAIAIGAVLFQKRFIPEEITIQDRHDGASREIDRKTVVANLTDAFESSTIRRRKLVGLSLGMGLGAFGLGTLVAFAGGLIKNPWKPVVPTAEGMKAELWTSGWTPRYKGETIYLARATGLHDGPPFIKLRPEDMDAGGMETVFPWRESDGDGTTVESHEKLQAIAMGIRNPVMLIRIKPSDLGKMVKRQGQESFNFGEFFAYTKVCSHLGCPASLYEQQTYRILCPCHQSQFDALHFAKPIFGPAARALAQLPITIDSNGYFVANGDFVEPVGPAFWERTTS, via the coding sequence ATGAGCGACGGCTCTCCCGTGAGCGGCGACGCCAAGACCGACGGCGGCTCGGACACCGGCTCTGACACCGACAAGGCGCCCGCCGCAGCCCATGAGCCGGACGAGGCTGCGCTGGCCGCGATGTCGCAGCAGGAACTGCTCGACCTCGGCGGCAAGCTCGACGGTGTCCAGATCGCCTACAAGGAACCCCGCTGGCCGGTCGAGGGCACCAAGGCCGAGAAACGCGCCGAGCGCGGAGTGGCGGTCTGGCTTTTGCTGGGCGGTGCATTCGGACTCGCTCTGCTGCTGGTTTTCCTCTTCTGGCCGTGGCAGTACAAAGCCAGCGGAGAGTCGGGAAGCTTCCTGTACTCGCTTGCCACCCCGCTGTACGGACTGACCTTCGGGCTGTCCATCCTGGCAATCGCGATCGGGGCGGTGCTGTTCCAGAAACGCTTTATCCCGGAAGAGATCACGATCCAGGACCGGCACGACGGCGCGTCTCGCGAGATCGACCGCAAGACGGTGGTGGCCAATCTGACCGACGCCTTCGAGAGTTCGACCATCCGGCGCCGCAAACTCGTCGGGCTGTCCTTGGGCATGGGATTGGGCGCGTTCGGGCTCGGCACCCTGGTCGCGTTTGCCGGCGGCCTCATCAAGAACCCGTGGAAGCCGGTCGTCCCCACCGCCGAGGGCATGAAGGCCGAGCTATGGACCTCCGGCTGGACCCCGCGCTACAAGGGAGAGACGATCTATCTGGCGCGGGCCACCGGTTTGCACGATGGGCCACCGTTTATCAAACTGCGCCCCGAGGATATGGACGCCGGCGGCATGGAGACGGTGTTCCCGTGGCGGGAATCCGATGGTGATGGCACCACCGTGGAATCCCACGAGAAGTTGCAGGCCATCGCGATGGGAATTCGCAATCCGGTGATGCTCATCCGCATCAAGCCAAGCGATTTGGGCAAAATGGTCAAACGTCAAGGCCAGGAGAGCTTCAACTTCGGCGAGTTCTTCGCCTACACCAAGGTCTGCTCGCACTTGGGTTGCCCGGCATCACTGTACGAACAGCAGACCTACCGAATCCTGTGCCCGTGTCACCAGTCGCAGTTCGACGCGCTGCACTTCGCCAAGCCGATATTCGGCCCGGCTGCCCGCGCGTTGGCGCAACTGCCCATCACTATCGACTCCAACGGATATTTCGTCGCCAACGGCGATTTCGTCGAGCCCGTCGGACCGGCATTCTGGGAGCGCACAACATCATGA
- a CDS encoding cytochrome b has protein sequence MSPNLRPPKIGDVLARQAEDVDTRYHPSAALRRQLNKVFPTHWSFLLGEIALYSFIVLLITGVYLTLFFDPSMTEVTYNGVYQPLRGVEMSRAYETALDISFEVRGGLFVRQIHHWAALMFAAAIMVHLARIFFTGAFRRPREANWVIGSLLLILAMFEGYFGYSLPDDLLSGIGLRAALSSITLGMPVIGTWLHWALFGGDFPGTILIPRLYALHILLLPGIILALIGLHLALVWFQKHTQFPGPGRTEHNVIGVRVMPVFAFKSGAFFAAIVGVLGLMGGLLQINPIWNLGPYKPSQVSAGSQPDFYMMWTEGLARIWPPWEFYFWHHTIPAAVWVALIMGLIFVLLIVYPFLEKRFTGDYAHHNLLQRPRDAPVRTAVGAMAIAFYMVLTLAAMNDIIAFKFHISLNATTWIGRIGMVVLPPFVYFLSYRWSIGLQRSDRSVLEHGVETGIIKRLPHGAYIELHQPLGPVDDHGHPLPLEYQGAAVPKRMNKLGSAGAPGSGSFLSADPGSEDAALREAGHAAEQRALTALREYQDSIAGSPNDEHGQH, from the coding sequence ATGAGTCCAAATCTCCGTCCTCCGAAAATCGGTGATGTGCTGGCCCGTCAAGCCGAGGACGTCGACACCCGGTATCACCCTTCGGCCGCGCTGCGCCGACAGCTGAACAAGGTCTTCCCGACCCACTGGTCGTTCCTGCTCGGCGAGATCGCGCTGTACAGCTTTATCGTCCTACTTATCACCGGCGTGTACCTGACGCTGTTCTTCGACCCGTCGATGACCGAGGTCACCTACAACGGCGTCTATCAACCATTGCGCGGCGTCGAGATGTCGCGCGCCTATGAAACGGCACTGGACATCTCGTTCGAAGTCCGGGGCGGGTTGTTTGTCCGCCAGATCCACCACTGGGCCGCATTGATGTTCGCCGCGGCGATCATGGTGCACCTGGCCCGGATTTTCTTCACCGGGGCCTTCCGGCGGCCGCGCGAGGCCAACTGGGTCATCGGGTCGCTGCTGCTGATCCTAGCGATGTTCGAGGGCTACTTCGGCTACTCCCTGCCCGACGACCTGCTGTCGGGTATCGGTCTGCGGGCCGCGCTTTCGTCGATCACGCTCGGCATGCCGGTGATCGGCACTTGGTTGCACTGGGCGCTGTTCGGCGGCGATTTCCCGGGCACCATCCTGATTCCCAGGCTCTATGCGCTGCACATTCTGCTGCTGCCCGGAATCATCCTGGCGCTGATCGGTTTGCACCTGGCACTGGTGTGGTTCCAGAAGCACACCCAGTTCCCGGGCCCCGGCCGGACCGAGCACAACGTCATCGGTGTGCGGGTCATGCCGGTGTTCGCGTTCAAGTCCGGCGCGTTTTTCGCCGCGATCGTCGGCGTGCTGGGCCTGATGGGTGGCCTGCTGCAGATCAACCCGATCTGGAATCTCGGTCCCTACAAGCCGTCACAGGTGTCGGCCGGCTCCCAGCCCGACTTCTACATGATGTGGACCGAAGGGCTGGCCCGTATCTGGCCGCCGTGGGAGTTCTACTTCTGGCACCACACCATTCCCGCGGCGGTGTGGGTGGCGCTGATCATGGGCCTGATCTTTGTGCTGCTGATCGTCTACCCGTTCCTGGAGAAGCGGTTCACCGGCGACTACGCGCATCACAACCTGCTGCAGCGGCCACGGGACGCCCCGGTGCGGACCGCGGTCGGCGCGATGGCGATCGCCTTCTACATGGTGCTCACCCTGGCCGCCATGAACGACATCATCGCGTTCAAGTTCCACATCTCGCTCAACGCGACGACCTGGATCGGCCGCATCGGCATGGTGGTGCTGCCACCGTTCGTATACTTCCTCAGCTACCGGTGGTCCATCGGACTGCAGCGCAGTGACCGGTCGGTGCTCGAGCACGGCGTCGAGACCGGCATCATCAAGCGGCTGCCGCACGGGGCCTACATCGAGCTGCACCAGCCGCTCGGTCCGGTCGACGACCACGGACATCCGCTACCGCTGGAGTACCAGGGCGCTGCTGTTCCCAAGCGAATGAACAAGCTGGGCTCGGCCGGCGCGCCGGGTAGTGGCAGCTTCTTGTCCGCCGATCCGGGATCAGAGGACGCGGCGTTGCGGGAGGCCGGTCATGCCGCCGAGCAACGTGCGCTGACCGCGCTACGCGAATACCAGGACAGCATCGCCGGCTCGCCCAACGACGAGCACGGCCAGCACTAG
- a CDS encoding cation:proton antiporter produces the protein MDLHPFPTIAIILAIATAAGLLATRLRQPLIVAFIVVGIAVGPIGTGWVSAGGTIELLARLGIAILLFLVGLRLDLHMVRGTGPVAVATGLGQVIFTSVIGYLIALAFGMDSVTAIYIAVALTFSSTIIIVKLLSDKRELDQLHGRIAVGFLIVQDIIVVLVMIALTAFGQNAGDNFGLAIMAVLLKGAGLLVGTWLLMRYILPWLLPQIARSQELLVLFGVSYAVSVAALSEWLGFSSEVGAFLAGVSIAGTPFRDALGARLVSLRDFLLLFFFLDLGARLEFTDTAQQFTEALVFSAFVLVGNPLIVIAIMAALRYPVRVGFLAGLTVAQISEFSLILATLGLSLGHITNATVSLITVVGLITIGASTYMIVYSHQLYRRLKRWLSLFERSAIREPESQSAEDDFDVILFGLGRFGGHLAERLSSVGHRVLGVDFDPHGVKTHDRKGVTAVFGSAEDIHFLEALPLDRARYVISAIPVLQTNLALLHSLRHHRFGGTIALTAHTQHDAEQLRAAGVDVVLEPFSAAAHTTSHTLHELLTVDDDPAGGRENTD, from the coding sequence TTGGACCTGCACCCGTTCCCGACCATCGCGATCATCCTGGCTATCGCCACGGCGGCCGGTCTGCTCGCCACCCGGTTGCGCCAGCCGCTGATCGTCGCATTCATCGTGGTGGGCATCGCGGTCGGCCCGATAGGTACCGGCTGGGTGTCGGCAGGCGGCACCATCGAACTGTTGGCCCGACTGGGCATAGCGATCCTGTTGTTCCTGGTTGGCCTGCGGCTCGATCTGCATATGGTCCGCGGCACCGGGCCCGTAGCGGTGGCCACCGGCCTCGGACAGGTGATCTTCACCTCCGTCATCGGATATCTGATTGCCCTGGCCTTCGGCATGGACAGTGTGACTGCGATCTATATTGCTGTGGCCCTTACCTTTTCGTCCACGATCATCATCGTGAAGCTGTTGTCGGACAAGCGCGAACTTGACCAGCTGCACGGGCGGATAGCGGTCGGCTTCCTCATCGTCCAAGACATCATCGTCGTACTGGTGATGATCGCCCTCACCGCGTTCGGGCAAAACGCCGGAGACAACTTCGGGCTGGCGATCATGGCAGTACTACTGAAAGGCGCCGGACTGCTCGTCGGAACCTGGCTGCTCATGCGGTATATCCTGCCGTGGCTGCTGCCGCAGATCGCCCGCTCCCAAGAACTCCTGGTGCTTTTCGGAGTGTCCTATGCGGTATCAGTGGCGGCGTTGAGTGAGTGGCTCGGATTCAGCTCCGAAGTCGGCGCGTTTCTCGCCGGAGTGTCCATAGCGGGCACGCCGTTTCGTGACGCGCTGGGCGCCCGGCTGGTCAGCCTACGGGACTTCCTGCTGCTGTTTTTCTTTCTCGACCTTGGTGCTCGCCTCGAATTCACCGATACCGCACAGCAATTCACTGAGGCCCTGGTGTTCTCGGCGTTCGTGCTGGTCGGAAATCCGTTGATCGTGATCGCGATCATGGCTGCATTGCGCTACCCCGTGCGGGTGGGCTTTCTCGCCGGGCTGACCGTCGCCCAGATATCGGAGTTCTCGCTCATACTCGCAACTTTGGGGCTGAGCCTGGGCCACATCACGAACGCGACCGTCAGTCTGATCACCGTCGTCGGCCTGATCACCATCGGCGCCTCGACGTACATGATCGTGTACTCACATCAGCTCTACCGGCGGTTGAAGCGGTGGCTTTCGCTGTTCGAGCGGAGCGCGATCCGTGAACCCGAAAGTCAAAGTGCCGAAGACGATTTCGACGTTATCTTGTTTGGGCTGGGACGGTTCGGCGGTCACCTGGCCGAACGGCTCAGCAGCGTCGGTCATCGGGTGCTCGGAGTCGATTTCGATCCGCATGGGGTCAAGACTCATGACCGCAAGGGTGTCACGGCGGTGTTCGGTAGCGCCGAGGACATTCATTTCCTCGAAGCCTTACCGCTGGATCGGGCAAGGTACGTGATCAGCGCCATTCCGGTCCTGCAGACGAATCTGGCGCTGCTGCATAGCCTTCGCCACCATCGATTCGGGGGCACCATAGCGTTGACGGCCCACACCCAGCACGACGCCGAGCAACTGCGGGCCGCCGGCGTAGACGTTGTCCTCGAGCCGTTCTCGGCCGCGGCCCACACGACATCCCACACGCTGCACGAGCTGCTCACCGTCGATGACGACCCGGCGGGCGGTCGAGAGAACACCGACTGA
- a CDS encoding universal stress protein — translation MAVAVPPGHVLVATDLSPRAGLALIRAAQLAHEHGARLTVLHVVPAEIVADMADPARRTVEAHLVEYLDSAPVDIAIRRGPAAGEIAAEAAEREVDLVVVGAHGADWPTDVLLGSTAENLVRMTPAPVLLVKQPTTAAYRTVILAVDMSPPAADSARLATRMTPTADHYLVHVCTVVGENLMRMYGVGDDQIETLRRTSTRQAREHIAQLTETLNPRPSQVKITSGHPRTRVLELCRSWAADLVVVGTGARSPMSYAVLGSVAQHVMRQTRADVLVVPAAEA, via the coding sequence ATGGCTGTTGCCGTGCCGCCCGGGCACGTACTGGTCGCGACCGACTTATCGCCACGGGCTGGCCTGGCGTTGATCCGAGCCGCACAACTTGCGCACGAGCACGGTGCGCGGCTGACCGTACTGCACGTGGTGCCGGCCGAAATTGTTGCCGACATGGCCGATCCGGCACGCCGCACTGTGGAAGCACATCTCGTCGAATACCTTGATTCCGCCCCGGTAGACATCGCGATCCGCCGCGGACCGGCTGCCGGCGAAATCGCCGCCGAGGCAGCCGAACGCGAGGTCGACCTGGTGGTCGTCGGTGCGCACGGCGCGGACTGGCCGACCGACGTTTTACTCGGCAGTACCGCCGAGAACCTGGTGCGGATGACTCCGGCTCCCGTCTTGCTGGTCAAACAACCCACCACGGCGGCGTACCGCACGGTCATCCTGGCCGTCGATATGTCCCCGCCGGCGGCCGACAGCGCGCGGTTGGCAACTCGCATGACGCCGACCGCAGACCATTACCTCGTGCACGTCTGCACTGTTGTCGGCGAGAACCTGATGCGGATGTACGGTGTCGGTGACGACCAAATCGAAACGCTGCGCCGAACTTCAACCCGGCAGGCCCGAGAACACATCGCGCAGTTGACCGAAACACTGAACCCGCGCCCGAGTCAGGTCAAGATCACGTCGGGACACCCGCGGACTCGGGTACTGGAACTGTGCCGGTCCTGGGCCGCCGACTTGGTCGTTGTCGGAACTGGTGCGCGTTCGCCGATGTCGTATGCGGTTCTCGGCAGCGTCGCTCAGCACGTGATGCGTCAGACTCGGGCCGACGTGCTCGTCGTACCGGCGGCCGAGGCCTGA
- a CDS encoding DUF2561 family protein → MLGRYSAYRRGPDGIVAPAVVDRILIGACAAVWLVLVGVSVAAAVALADLGRGFHKVPRDSHTTWVLYTVIIISALIIAGAIPVLLRARRMSVAESAARPTPPRALGRPPAAPGKSAVRTVGGSTRRDQARAFEAAAERSGEAVDRIWLRGTVALTGAIGTALIGAALATYLMAVGHDGASWVSYGAAAVITAGMPAIEWYHVRQLRRVVDAQ, encoded by the coding sequence ATGCTCGGCAGATACTCCGCATACCGGCGCGGGCCGGACGGCATCGTGGCTCCAGCCGTCGTCGACCGCATCCTGATCGGCGCGTGTGCGGCGGTCTGGCTGGTGCTGGTCGGCGTCAGCGTGGCCGCGGCGGTCGCGCTGGCCGACCTCGGACGCGGCTTTCACAAGGTGCCGAGGGACTCGCACACCACCTGGGTGCTGTACACCGTCATCATCATCTCCGCGTTGATCATTGCGGGGGCGATTCCGGTGCTGTTGCGGGCTCGCCGCATGTCGGTTGCCGAGTCGGCGGCGAGGCCGACGCCGCCACGTGCGCTCGGCCGACCGCCGGCCGCGCCGGGGAAATCTGCGGTGCGCACGGTCGGCGGCTCGACCCGCCGAGACCAAGCCCGGGCATTCGAGGCGGCCGCCGAGCGGTCCGGTGAAGCGGTGGATCGCATCTGGTTGCGGGGAACCGTCGCGCTGACCGGTGCCATCGGCACCGCCTTGATCGGTGCGGCGTTGGCAACGTATCTGATGGCCGTCGGCCACGACGGCGCATCATGGGTCAGCTACGGGGCGGCAGCGGTTATCACCGCGGGGATGCCGGCGATCGAGTGGTACCACGTCCGGCAGCTGCGCCGGGTCGTTGACGCGCAATAG
- a CDS encoding MmpS family transport accessory protein, whose product MSGPNPPGREPEEPDSAGDSSAELEALSDTGDELAAGAEGGALQPLDDSGHFDAAYPTGESEAYSRAYSAPESEQFISGPYLPADLSLYDYDNYDDASDADDEHGAPRWPWVVGVAAILAAIALVVSVSLLVTRTGSQRLANPATTSSSAPPIQDEITTTQPPPPPPPPPPPPTTEIPTATETQTVTVTPPPPPPAPTTAAPPPATTTAAAPPPTTTTTLAGPRQVTYSVTGTKAPGDIISVTYVDASGRRRTQHNVYIPWSMTVTPISQSDVGSVEASSLFRVSKLNCSITTSDGTVLSSNNNDAPQTSC is encoded by the coding sequence ATGAGCGGGCCGAATCCGCCCGGACGGGAACCTGAAGAACCCGATTCCGCCGGCGATTCCAGCGCCGAACTGGAAGCCTTGAGCGACACCGGTGATGAGCTGGCAGCCGGTGCCGAGGGTGGAGCACTGCAACCGCTTGACGATAGTGGCCACTTCGACGCGGCATATCCCACGGGGGAGAGCGAAGCCTACTCGCGTGCGTACTCGGCGCCAGAGTCCGAGCAATTCATCAGCGGGCCGTATCTGCCGGCCGATCTCAGTCTTTACGACTACGACAACTACGACGACGCATCGGACGCCGACGACGAACATGGCGCCCCGCGCTGGCCATGGGTGGTCGGCGTGGCAGCCATACTGGCCGCCATCGCCCTGGTGGTTTCGGTGTCGCTGCTCGTCACCCGCACCGGATCCCAAAGACTGGCCAACCCGGCAACTACCTCCTCGTCGGCGCCACCGATACAGGACGAGATAACGACGACCCAGCCACCGCCGCCACCACCTCCGCCACCACCACCGCCCACCACCGAGATCCCGACAGCGACGGAGACGCAGACCGTGACCGTGACGCCTCCGCCCCCGCCACCAGCGCCGACCACGGCGGCACCGCCTCCGGCGACGACGACGGCGGCGGCGCCACCGCCTACAACCACCACCACCCTGGCTGGTCCGCGACAAGTCACCTATTCGGTTACCGGCACCAAGGCGCCCGGCGACATCATCTCGGTGACCTACGTCGACGCTTCGGGGCGCCGACGAACGCAGCACAACGTCTACATTCCATGGTCGATGACCGTCACACCGATCTCACAATCTGATGTGGGCTCGGTGGAGGCGTCTAGTCTTTTCCGGGTCAGCAAACTCAACTGCTCAATCACCACGAGTGACGGGACGGTGCTGTCATCGAACAACAACGACGCACCGCAAACGAGCTGCTGA
- a CDS encoding cytochrome c oxidase subunit 4 — protein MHIEARLFEFVAAFFVLCAVLYGVLTSMFATGGVEWAGTTALALTGGMALIVATFFRFVARRLDTRPEDYEGAEISDGAGELGFFSPHSWWPILVALSGSVAATGVALWLPWLIVAGVVFVLASAAGLVFEYYVGPEKH, from the coding sequence ATGCATATCGAAGCCAGGCTTTTCGAGTTCGTCGCCGCGTTCTTCGTGTTGTGTGCGGTGCTCTACGGTGTGCTGACTTCGATGTTCGCCACCGGTGGGGTCGAGTGGGCCGGCACAACTGCGCTGGCACTGACAGGCGGCATGGCGTTGATCGTCGCCACGTTCTTCCGATTTGTGGCCCGCCGGCTGGACACCCGGCCCGAGGACTACGAGGGTGCCGAAATTAGCGATGGCGCAGGGGAATTGGGGTTCTTCAGCCCGCACAGCTGGTGGCCGATCCTGGTCGCGTTGTCCGGTTCGGTGGCGGCGACGGGTGTCGCGCTATGGCTGCCCTGGCTCATCGTTGCCGGCGTGGTATTCGTCCTGGCTTCGGCGGCCGGACTGGTCTTCGAGTACTACGTCGGACCCGAGAAGCACTGA